The Brassica oleracea var. oleracea cultivar TO1000 chromosome C6, BOL, whole genome shotgun sequence genomic interval AGTTGGCGGGAAGAATGGTTTCTCCTCTTCAAGGAAATCAACTGTTGCATTGCACATATGCACGCTTGCTTGCCTTGTGATAACCTGAAACATTGTTTAAAAGCTTTGCTTTAAGAGTAAGACAAAAGTCTCTGCCAGTGTTTTAAAAACCGGACCGACTCGATGGTTGGACCAGACTCAACCATGAAGCGGTCACGTAGCTGAGTTGAGTCTAATAACCAAATTAGATCTCAAAGTTATTGAACTGAATATAAACCACTTAAAACTATCGAAAATCCATAAACCAACCAAAGAACTAAAAACTATTTATATTTACAATATTTTATATTTGATACTTTTGAATTATGTATCATATTTACTAATATTACTATTAAATTTATGCAATTAAAATATTTTGGCGGTAAATGAACCAAGTTTAACCCGGTCGAACCATATTAACCGTGATCCAAATAATTATCGGGTTCAGTTTCCAGTTTCCGGTCGGTTCTTAAAACATTGTTCTCAACACTACACATCAGTCACCAGTGTGTACTAACCTGCTCAATTCTTTTCTTGAGTTGTGTAAAGCTCTTAGTTGAAAACGCTCTGAATGTACCACCGATAGTAACAGAGTCTGGAATCACATTAAAAGCACCACCGCCTTCAAATTTAGCAACTGTAACCACCTGCAAACACTCTCATATACATCAACACATTCCATGTAAAGACACTTGAAGAGCTAAAGATTGTTGTATCTTCTATACCTGAGAGTCTAAAGGGTCTGCCTCTCGTGAAACGAGGTGTTGTAAGCTAACAATAACGTTTGAAGCTGCCAGAATTGGATCTATGGCGTGCTGAGGAAGAGCTGCGTGACCTCCTTTCCCGCTTATCTTAGCTTCGAAAAAGCCGCTACCAGCCAACAACGGACCTTCTCTTGAGCTCACTTGACCTAAACTCAGTTGATTTGTAACATGTAACCCAAAAATTGCGCTCACATCCTTCAATACTCCAGCTTCCACGATCTTCTTTGCACCTCCTCCTCCTTCCTCAGCTGGTTGGAAAACAAGAATCACTGTACCCTAAGATGGTCCAAGAAATGTACACAGGAATCCAGACATCAAGATACTTTCAAAGATTTTAAATTTATATTAAAGAAAACACCAACCTGTAGCTCATCTTGGTGTTCTTTGAGCAACTTTGCAGCACCGAGGAGCATTGTAGTGTGAGCGTCATGTCCACAAGCGTGCATCTTCCCGGGAACCTTACTCTTGTGCTCCCATTCCACCATCTCCTACACAATCCACCACATAAGAAACTAGATCTATAAGTCAAATATAGAGAAAGCATTTTGCTAGAAACCAGTTAGATTTTCAAAAATAAAAACAGCATACAGTATAGTAATTTAACTAGCACTTATAACCAAAATCTTCATGGAAAAGAGACAAAACACATGTTCCATGAAGAGAGTGAACAATGTTTCAAAGTAATTCCACCAACAATTCAAGCAATTGCATAGAAAGATCCCACACAGAATCAAACTCAAAAGAATTTTTCAACTAAAGTATAGTAAGTTAACTACTCTAAAGAGGCACATATAACTAGAATCTTTCATGAAGAAGAGACAGAACACATGTTCCTCGTTTCAAGTGTTCCATGACAGAGTCAAACCAATGTTTTTTTTTTCTCTCACATCTGATTTTATAATACTGAAAATCAGTTACCTGCATAGCAAGTGCGTCCATGTCTGCTCTCAAAGCAACAAAAGGAGCTTGACCAGTTCCGACATATCCAATAACGCCAGTAACAGCAACTGGGTACTTGTAAGACACACCCATCTTCTCCAGCTCTGTCCTAACGAGCCTAGATGTCTCTACTTCCTCGTAACCTAGCTCTGGATTCTCGTGAATTTTCCTTCTAATCCCAACCATCCAGTCGAAAAAATCGTCTCTTTTAGCTAAAGCAAGAAACTTTGGAGGGATTTGAGAAAACCCATTTGAGGTTAAGGAAGAGGAAGATGAAATCTGACAAGAGTTGAGCAAGTGGATGATCAAAACAAAGGAAACCCATTTGCAGAAACTCATGGCTCAGTGAATTGAATCGATTGGGTTCGAAAGTTCAAACCAATCGATTTGGTGGTACAGAGGAGAGATGAGATCGAAGAAGAGAGAGAGAGAGAGAGAGAGAGAGTTCTCTGCGTGACGATGAAGCAGGGAAACAGGAAGCAGATAACGGTATTTAAATCCAACATAGCGGAAGCAAAAGACTACACGGGAACTTATAAAACAAACTAACTTTAATTGTGTTTCTTTTGCAAAATCATTAAAAATAATGTTTTTGTAATTTTCTTTGATCAATTATCAAAAATAAGAAAAAATATTATTTTCCCTTAATTGTAATGACCATCAATTTGAT includes:
- the LOC106300878 gene encoding IAA-amino acid hydrolase ILR1-like 4 — its product is MSFCKWVSFVLIIHLLNSCQISSSSSLTSNGFSQIPPKFLALAKRDDFFDWMVGIRRKIHENPELGYEEVETSRLVRTELEKMGVSYKYPVAVTGVIGYVGTGQAPFVALRADMDALAMQEMVEWEHKSKVPGKMHACGHDAHTTMLLGAAKLLKEHQDELQGTVILVFQPAEEGGGGAKKIVEAGVLKDVSAIFGLHVTNQLSLGQVSSREGPLLAGSGFFEAKISGKGGHAALPQHAIDPILAASNVIVSLQHLVSREADPLDSQVVTVAKFEGGGAFNVIPDSVTIGGTFRAFSTKSFTQLKKRIEQVITRQASVHMCNATVDFLEEEKPFFPPTVNDKDLHMFFKNVSGDMLGTPNYVEMQPLMGSEDFSFYQQAMPGHFSFVGMQNEAHSPMASPHSPYFEVNEELLPYGASLHASMATRYLLDLKTSSPNKSYQKDEL